One genomic window of Ruminococcus gauvreauii includes the following:
- a CDS encoding winged helix-turn-helix domain-containing protein produces the protein MEGCKRNGGDTIGKLAVLEISEPGDKIGEKLLMLLDARQRQELVNYLLGKENQNGGLADNLCIRSKAYELLTENEGIFTEIHIDDLYFCLEQRLVRVDGQVVDLTAKEFDILALLITHPQRVFTYELIMELVWDEDAACYSRKAVSNHVSNLRKKLKRTPDSLKYIKNIVGVGYKFEIP, from the coding sequence ATGGAGGGTTGTAAAAGAAACGGAGGTGATACCATTGGGAAATTAGCTGTATTGGAAATATCTGAGCCGGGAGATAAAATCGGAGAGAAGCTGCTTATGCTGTTGGATGCAAGACAGCGGCAGGAGCTAGTAAACTATCTTCTTGGCAAAGAAAACCAGAATGGCGGTTTAGCTGATAACCTGTGTATCCGCTCCAAAGCTTATGAACTGTTGACAGAGAATGAAGGTATCTTCACAGAGATTCATATAGATGATTTATACTTTTGCCTGGAGCAGCGGCTGGTACGTGTGGATGGACAAGTGGTAGATCTGACGGCGAAAGAATTTGATATTCTTGCCCTGCTGATCACGCATCCCCAGCGGGTGTTCACATACGAGCTGATCATGGAGCTGGTCTGGGATGAGGATGCTGCCTGTTACTCACGCAAAGCGGTAAGCAACCATGTGAGCAATCTGCGGAAGAAATTGAAGAGAACACCGGACAGCCTGAAATATATCAAAAATATTGTCGGTGTAGGTTATAAATTTGAAATACCATAA
- a CDS encoding SAM-dependent methyltransferase codes for MKYIRSQTYNIPELQAKIMGPNPIKLEEELLLHCKIPQNSIVCDLGSGQGLTSLFLVKEYGFTVYATDLWSDPEDNRKFFRKMGLSDEQIIPIKADATALPFEEEFFDAIISTDSYNYFGRDPKFLDDKLLPYLKHGGYIYIAIPGMKKDCHNNLPPELLLSWTPDQLDYMHDIMYWENIIRHCKGARVISIHEMESNEEVWNDWLKQENEYAISDRKAMEAGGGKYLNFISIVLQRL; via the coding sequence ATGAAATACATTCGTAGTCAAACATATAACATTCCTGAATTACAGGCTAAAATTATGGGGCCAAATCCGATCAAACTGGAGGAGGAACTTTTACTTCATTGCAAAATCCCCCAAAACTCCATAGTATGTGATCTTGGCAGCGGTCAGGGGCTGACTTCCCTCTTTCTTGTAAAAGAGTATGGGTTTACTGTGTATGCCACGGATTTGTGGAGCGATCCGGAAGATAATCGAAAATTCTTTCGCAAAATGGGGCTGTCCGATGAGCAGATTATTCCGATTAAGGCAGATGCCACGGCACTTCCTTTTGAAGAGGAATTTTTCGATGCAATCATTAGCACGGATTCCTATAATTATTTTGGACGCGATCCTAAATTCCTTGACGATAAATTGCTTCCATATCTTAAACATGGTGGCTATATTTATATTGCCATTCCCGGAATGAAAAAAGATTGTCATAATAATCTGCCACCAGAGCTACTTCTCTCATGGACGCCGGATCAGCTTGATTATATGCACGATATAATGTATTGGGAAAATATTATCCGCCACTGCAAAGGGGCCAGGGTAATTTCTATTCATGAGATGGAAAGCAATGAGGAAGTATGGAACGACTGGCTAAAACAAGAAAACGAGTATGCAATCAGTGACCGTAAAGCTATGGAGGCTGGAGGAGGTAAATATTTGAATTTTATTTCTATTGTTCTTCAAAGATTATAG
- a CDS encoding TetR/AcrR family transcriptional regulator: protein MTDTKEKILAVALQLFAKDGYEAVSVSKIAEKLGITKGALYKHYENKKDIFNSIVARMSQSDHEIARKYGVPENVFDCAPEQYEKIGLENLKNFAVSQYRFWTSDEFAADYRKMLTLEQYRNPELNKLYQDSLVRGPVLYLQDIFREMIRCGVLKENDPYQLAIEFFSPIFLLINISDENESYGDIEKRLIKHIDFFIESHTKERENKNEIHS from the coding sequence AGGCAGTTTCCGTCAGTAAAATAGCAGAAAAATTGGGAATTACGAAAGGGGCACTGTATAAGCACTATGAAAACAAGAAGGATATTTTCAACAGTATTGTCGCGCGTATGTCACAATCGGATCATGAAATAGCACGAAAATATGGTGTGCCAGAAAATGTGTTTGATTGTGCACCGGAACAATATGAGAAAATCGGATTGGAAAATCTAAAAAATTTTGCCGTTTCACAATACCGGTTTTGGACTTCAGATGAATTTGCCGCTGATTATCGTAAGATGCTCACATTAGAGCAGTATCGTAATCCAGAATTAAACAAGTTGTATCAGGATAGCCTTGTGCGTGGGCCTGTTCTTTATTTACAAGATATTTTTCGTGAGATGATTAGATGTGGTGTGTTAAAGGAGAATGACCCATACCAACTTGCAATAGAATTTTTCTCCCCGATTTTTTTACTTATCAATATATCGGATGAAAATGAATCTTATGGGGATATTGAAAAACGGCTAATAAAGCATATTGATTTCTTTATAGAATCTCACACAAAGGAAAGGGAAAACAAAAATGAAATACATTCGTAG
- a CDS encoding YxeA family protein has product MKSKKVVVGIIAAILVVVCMGVAFLATQNDDYYTQIDNRWVQEIAPHGDMNYKYTLTAYDENGNEKDVVFETSRILTDDAFLCLKVNFIRGVVTWAEVKYEELPAEVQQHYNQ; this is encoded by the coding sequence ATGAAATCAAAAAAAGTTGTAGTAGGCATTATTGCAGCAATATTAGTTGTCGTCTGCATGGGAGTAGCTTTTCTTGCGACCCAAAATGACGATTACTATACGCAAATTGATAACAGATGGGTACAGGAGATCGCGCCACATGGAGATATGAATTATAAATACACGCTGACGGCCTACGATGAGAACGGAAACGAAAAGGACGTTGTGTTTGAAACAAGCCGTATTTTGACCGATGATGCGTTCCTATGTCTGAAAGTCAATTTTATACGGGGTGTAGTGACCTGGGCGGAAGTGAAATACGAGGAATTGCCTGCTGAGGTTCAGCAGCATTATAACCAGTAG
- a CDS encoding ABC-2 transporter permease produces the protein MKSLILKDLYNIGHNTKSMLFILAVFAVAFIPTSGVGAYIFICGILCSMMIVTTFSFDDNSKWARYAMIMPISKRDLVIGKFIVLAIFCAIGSVFGLVVGLVGGGIAGKITFSPAAIVELLFLTLAATVISLIFGSMSIPLVFKFGAEKGRVLLLVSFLIPAAICFGAYKLLAILGVELTDQTVFILLCCSPLIALVWGYGMYQISYRIFLKQEL, from the coding sequence ATGAAAAGCCTTATATTGAAAGATTTATATAATATCGGACACAATACAAAATCTATGCTGTTTATACTTGCGGTGTTTGCTGTGGCTTTTATTCCTACCTCTGGTGTGGGAGCATATATTTTCATCTGCGGCATCTTATGCAGTATGATGATCGTAACCACTTTTTCTTTTGACGATAACTCCAAATGGGCGCGATATGCTATGATAATGCCCATTTCAAAAAGAGATTTAGTGATTGGAAAGTTTATTGTCTTAGCAATCTTTTGTGCGATTGGCAGTGTATTCGGCTTGGTTGTAGGCTTGGTCGGCGGAGGCATAGCAGGCAAAATTACATTCAGCCCTGCCGCTATTGTGGAACTGCTGTTTTTAACCTTAGCGGCAACGGTAATTTCCCTCATTTTTGGAAGTATGTCAATCCCGCTGGTGTTTAAATTTGGAGCTGAAAAAGGGCGCGTTTTGCTTCTGGTATCGTTCCTCATTCCAGCAGCAATTTGTTTTGGGGCATATAAACTGCTTGCAATACTGGGCGTGGAGCTGACGGATCAGACGGTGTTTATCCTTTTATGCTGTTCCCCGCTTATCGCGTTGGTTTGGGGTTATGGAATGTATCAGATCAGTTATCGGATTTTTTTGAAACAAGAATTGTAA
- a CDS encoding DUF4177 domain-containing protein translates to MKKYEYVNIEYSAKGVVFSYVEKHREIIDSYAEKGFRYIGFVPTEVGANGCIRKIDLIFEK, encoded by the coding sequence ATGAAAAAATATGAGTATGTTAATATCGAATATTCGGCAAAAGGCGTGGTGTTTTCTTATGTTGAAAAGCATAGGGAAATCATAGACAGTTACGCGGAGAAAGGCTTTCGATATATCGGTTTTGTCCCTACGGAAGTAGGGGCAAACGGCTGCATCAGAAAGATCGACTTGATTTTTGAAAAGTAG
- a CDS encoding GntR family transcriptional regulator — protein MEIIISSNTSKPIYEQITSQIKAMIMSGELQTGDPIPSMRALAKSIHVSVITVQKAYEDLQRDGFIETTVGRGSFVAAQNKDFYQEEQQRLAEEHLQEAADIGRTSGISLGKLVELLTMFYQEEE, from the coding sequence GTGGAAATTATAATAAGCAGTAATACGAGTAAACCCATTTATGAGCAGATTACCTCACAGATAAAAGCTATGATTATGAGCGGCGAACTGCAGACGGGCGATCCGATCCCCTCTATGCGGGCATTGGCAAAGTCGATCCATGTAAGCGTTATTACCGTTCAAAAGGCATATGAAGATCTACAAAGGGATGGGTTTATCGAAACGACAGTCGGGCGTGGAAGTTTTGTAGCGGCACAGAATAAAGACTTTTATCAGGAGGAACAGCAGCGGTTAGCGGAAGAGCATTTACAGGAGGCCGCTGATATTGGCAGAACCAGTGGAATTTCGCTGGGAAAATTAGTTGAGCTTTTGACTATGTTTTATCAAGAGGAGGAGTGA
- a CDS encoding ABC transporter ATP-binding protein, whose product MDTILQVENLTKQYEGFQLDHVSFDLPKGTIMGLIGENGAGKSTTINAILDLIKKDDGTVTFWGQELASSKQLKEDIGVVFDGINFYETLTPAKVGKISGAAYKQWDEYLYQDYLKRFGLPLDKEIKTLSKGMKMKLCIAVALSHKPKLLILDEATSGLDPVMRDDILDVFLDFVQDENHSILMSSHITTDLEKVADYITFIHQGKVLFCKTKDELRYKYGIIRCGAAVFDQIDTSEILAYRKDDYQWNVLVADKEKARKKYKAAVIDDATIDDILLLYVKGERAK is encoded by the coding sequence ATGGATACAATCTTACAGGTGGAAAATTTAACGAAACAGTATGAAGGCTTTCAGCTGGACCACGTTTCGTTTGACCTTCCGAAAGGAACGATTATGGGACTGATTGGCGAGAATGGAGCCGGAAAGAGTACAACGATCAATGCGATTCTTGATCTGATTAAGAAAGATGACGGTACGGTTACTTTTTGGGGGCAGGAATTAGCCTCATCAAAACAACTGAAAGAGGACATAGGCGTTGTGTTCGACGGAATCAATTTCTATGAAACATTGACGCCTGCGAAAGTGGGTAAGATCTCCGGAGCAGCCTATAAGCAATGGGATGAATACCTGTATCAGGATTATTTGAAACGCTTCGGGCTTCCTTTGGATAAAGAAATCAAAACACTTTCTAAAGGCATGAAAATGAAATTGTGTATCGCTGTGGCGCTTTCCCATAAACCGAAGCTGCTGATTTTGGACGAAGCCACCAGTGGTCTTGACCCGGTTATGCGGGATGATATCCTTGATGTCTTTTTGGATTTCGTGCAGGATGAAAACCATTCAATCCTGATGTCCTCCCATATCACCACGGATTTGGAAAAGGTTGCCGACTATATTACCTTTATTCATCAGGGAAAGGTCCTGTTTTGCAAGACAAAGGATGAACTGCGCTACAAATATGGAATCATCCGCTGCGGTGCAGCCGTTTTTGATCAGATTGATACATCGGAGATCCTCGCTTACCGCAAAGACGATTACCAGTGGAATGTGCTGGTGGCTGATAAAGAAAAGGCCAGGAAAAAATATAAAGCTGCTGTCATTGATGATGCTACGATTGACGATATTCTGCTGCTGTATGTGAAAGGAGAGCGGGCAAAATGA